A genomic window from Candidatus Pelagisphaera phototrophica includes:
- a CDS encoding response regulator has product MTTRIYIVDDHPLVRQGLSQIVASEADMEICGEAEDSPAAIRGVGEANPDAIIVDISLKGANGIELIKNLKAIHDDIPILVFSMHDETIYAQRALRAGAKAYVMKKESPSKVIDAIRKIIQGEIYVSPSVADQVLHQIVNGPGNVSTSPVDRLTDRELEVVQLIGRGLSSREVAESLHLSVKTIESHRAHVKEKLSLRNATELVQFSVQWVDQQVM; this is encoded by the coding sequence ATGACCACTAGAATCTACATCGTCGACGACCATCCTCTAGTAAGACAAGGCTTGTCCCAAATCGTGGCCAGCGAGGCCGATATGGAAATTTGCGGTGAAGCTGAAGATTCACCTGCCGCGATTAGGGGAGTTGGAGAGGCCAATCCTGACGCCATCATCGTAGATATTTCGCTCAAGGGTGCCAACGGTATTGAGCTTATAAAAAATCTTAAAGCCATTCACGACGACATTCCCATCCTCGTGTTTTCCATGCATGACGAAACCATTTACGCTCAGCGAGCCCTGAGAGCCGGTGCAAAGGCCTATGTAATGAAGAAAGAGTCTCCTTCCAAGGTCATAGATGCGATTCGAAAAATCATCCAAGGGGAGATATATGTGAGCCCTTCGGTCGCCGACCAAGTTCTGCATCAAATCGTTAATGGACCCGGAAACGTTTCAACTTCTCCCGTCGATCGATTGACCGACAGGGAGTTGGAAGTGGTCCAGCTGATTGGGCGAGGTCTTTCCAGCCGGGAAGTCGCAGAGAGCCTTCATTTGAGCGTTAAAACGATAGAATCACATCGTGCTCACGTTAAGGAAAAGCTGAGTTTGCGAAATGCCACCGAACTTGTCCAATTCTCTGTTCAATGGGTGGACCAGCAGGTCATGTAG
- a CDS encoding alpha/beta hydrolase: MAFIQCDFYSEILGTRASLNAVIPLRDESGQEPPREMPEQYPVLFLLHGLHSNYSAWSRYSSVERYAYEKGLAVVMPDAGRSFYTNMRYGYRYFDFFSQELPEVANRLFPLSRDRSQRFIAGLSMGGYGAFKLALSHPEQYAAAASLSGALSLTQIEDPDPLLPEWPIIFGDNSKIVNSEDDLLYLAKRYYQQKQFPLRLFQCCGTEDFLYQSNQHFLKNGNELGLDLHYEESPGGHEWQYWDEQIKRVIEWLPIDSGERKTV; the protein is encoded by the coding sequence ATGGCATTCATTCAGTGCGATTTCTACTCAGAGATTCTCGGAACGCGAGCATCGCTCAATGCAGTCATTCCTTTGCGTGATGAGTCCGGCCAGGAACCTCCTCGAGAGATGCCTGAGCAATATCCGGTACTGTTTTTACTGCACGGATTGCACTCTAACTATTCCGCCTGGTCGCGCTACTCCTCAGTCGAACGTTACGCTTATGAAAAAGGGCTTGCAGTTGTCATGCCTGACGCTGGACGCAGTTTTTACACGAATATGCGTTATGGCTACCGGTACTTTGATTTCTTTTCCCAAGAGCTCCCAGAGGTAGCTAATCGCCTCTTTCCTCTTTCACGAGACCGATCCCAACGATTCATCGCTGGGCTTTCCATGGGTGGGTACGGCGCTTTCAAACTGGCGCTCTCCCATCCCGAGCAATACGCCGCCGCAGCAAGTCTATCAGGAGCGCTTTCGCTAACCCAGATTGAAGACCCCGACCCGCTTCTGCCCGAATGGCCCATTATTTTCGGAGACAATTCGAAGATCGTAAACTCAGAAGATGACCTGCTTTATTTAGCAAAACGCTACTACCAGCAAAAACAGTTCCCTTTACGCCTTTTCCAATGCTGCGGGACGGAGGACTTTCTCTACCAATCCAATCAACATTTTCTTAAGAACGGAAACGAATTAGGGTTGGACCTTCACTACGAGGAGAGTCCCGGTGGTCACGAATGGCAGTATTGGGACGAACAAATAAAGAGAGTTATCGAATGGCTTCCCATTGACAGTGGCGAACGTAAAACAGTCTGA